tagtcactAAAAGACTAATAATATAAGGTAACTAGACGGGTGGGCACCGTTTGATCTTTTATGTCCAACCACATTCCATCTACAAGTGGAATGGTTTCAATATTGGAGATTATTACCACGaggaaaaatcaaaaatttctaaATATCCCTCAAGAAACGATTCCTCATTTTATTGGTATCTGAAACTGTTCATCTACCATAATAACGATATATCCTTTCATTATCGTTATATTCTTCCGGACAAAAATCCATTATgtagtggaagaaaaaaaatcactcTTTATTGGCACAAATTTATAAAATACGCCAATTTATTTTCCCATCTTATagaaatgatgaagaaaattatCACCAATTGGTTTATACGATTTATCAAGCTCTcgtattgaaaaaataaaaaaatatttgttatTTTAGTTATCACAAAGGGAAAAAACCACTTTGTCGTTAGACGAATGGTTTCTTGTAGGTGAATAGTAACAGAATAAAAATCACATGATCTTCTTCCAATGAATGAAGGTACCAAAAAAAATTGGTTGTACGCTTTTCAACCATGCACGTGATTAGTTACCGGAGAGGTAATTAAATTGCGACAAcaccaatttttggtgattaTAATTTTACCAAATGAGTAGAAACTATACACCATCTTTCgatggttttttttctttctctttgtaaAAGAAATAGAtaagaaagaaaatcaatttTTAATATTGATCACCTTCGCCCTATATATATGGACCATGTCTCTTTAGAATTAATCAATAGATTTAATTCAATTGCacccaaaaattaaaatttgGTGCAGCGAAGATATGAAATTCATcgcagaaaagaaaaagaatcatTCTAATGAGAacatattttatgatctcatagACATGGGTTTCGTTATTGTCAATAAGACAAAACAATAATATGCCAAATAAGGCTAACTAAATTGATTCAATAATCAATTATGCAGTTACCATCCAACAAAATAATTAAAAGATATAATAGAAATACCTTAACAGAATTGGTGTATAAAAAAAGGATTAGCAATGAAACCAACAATATGATTGATCGTGTTTGTTTACTTATGCATCAAAGTTGTATTAGTCCATCCAAGTAGAGTACATCCAAAATGAAACCAAAAGTTAGCATAAGATTTAAATTATACCATGCAAGAAATTTAGAGATTTAAAAACCAATTACTAATATAAATTATTAGAAAGAAAATTTCCTTTTAACACCAATTctcctttgctgattttcttcttAGAAGTTCCGAATCTCGATGTAGAGCGTGTTGATGACGTGTTgtgaaagaataaagaaaagaagtaaaaagaagaaagaagaagaatttcttaTTATGTGTGTAAGATTACAATAGAAAttctctctatttatagggaaaaaAAATATGATCATTTACATGAACATTTACAATGACATTAAGGCATGCACCCATTTACTACCTATTACCACTAGTAGTGGTGGTTACAAAGTAAAGAGGGAAGAGAAGAGGTAAAAAGGTGATGGTGTAAGTGTGGTGTAAATCCAAAAATATGTTATTCCATAAACATTTCATATATCTATTAGTTGACCGTGGTAACTTGATTGTATGTTTTAAGTTCCTACATTGTACTCAAGTTCCAACGATATCTAAAAACGTCTAGTTTTTCCAACTTTATATATAACAcactcttttgaacatcagctCATACTAAATTCATCTACTttacaatttttctttttctgtacTAAAAATCCTTCTAATAATCTTATTCAAATTCTATAAGTTTATCAATACAAATGTTTCAATTTCAAGATACAGTTAggcgaaaagatataaaaaaaacACTTAGGATCAAATCCATTCATAATACTGATGAGATAGTGAAGTTCGGGTGAAGAGAATGATACCAATCTACTTTTCGGTCCAGAATTAGATCAAGGTCATTTGTATAAAGAAATTGAATGAGATAGCGTTGCTCGATAAGCAAGAGGTGTTTGGTACGAAGTTAAGAAAACTTTATGAAAAGCTGCCACATGGTGCTAAAATTATTGTTAATAAATTTCCTTGATTTACTTTTACCATATTAATAGGAATAAatatcagaattttttttttattagtggAACATCAATAGTATACTACACACACGTTTTATGTTGAAGACTTTGAAATAGAGAATAAATATGCAATAAATATCAGAATCAAATATTTTAATTTATAGTTCATATGCAATAAATATGAAGATGTAAATGAAATTAACAATGTTCATGTTTTTGAAGGAACAAAACCATTAGATTTTTTCTTCATACTCAGGATACCTTGAAATTGATGAGATTATGTTTCATTTAACCAAGAAGGTTGGTTGGAAAAAGAAATATATAAAGATGAACTTTTGTTGTACCTAGACGCAACAAGAGAGATGAAGCATACAAACTTGAGAGATGGTGGAATTCTTAATTCTAGTTTGAAGTCAGTTGTATATAACAAATCACACAATAATGACCCTGACTCGAATACATACAACCCCGAGATACATAAATTGCGAGGATATTCATTCTATGGTTACTTAGTCTATGTTTTTTTCCCACATCAAGTATCAGTACTCAAGTAGGATTGCCAAAGGGATTGCCAGTTGTTGATAAATAGAAATAGTTACCCTCTGGTAAGGCCAGGGAGTCCTAAAAAGAGAGGGCAAGCCCATTAAGAAAATGGGTACTTCTGGACTAAAGTCCAAGTCCAATAAAATTTGCATTTGGAATAGCAAGAATAAGCGGGGGACTAATGAGAAACTAGAGGTTATATtagagaggatgacaatagtagTAAATAAACGGGTTTTAATGACATGTGACATGATGTCATGAGAAGAATGGATTTTGAGAATAACCTATAAAAGGAAGGACATAATACAATGGAAAGAAGGATCTCTCTCATATTATTCTAGGAAAAGGTGCAGTTATTGTTATAACTAGCACATGCAGGACCTATATCATATTTAATTACCTCTCCACACCAGCTATGGAGGTTGCTATCACTTATGGTTAAAGCTTAAAAACAAGATCCCTTTATCAATAACCCAAATATATACAAATTTGTTATCTGACCTCGGTCTTTCCTTACAATTTAAAGAACTTTCATGTGACTCAAAATATGTAACTTCCCCGTAATTTTTGTTATAATGACCCTAAAAATTTGCAGCGTCCCCAATTTAGTTAATCTCGGGCGAGACGAATGGTATCTCGACTCACTGAGACGAATTAGAAAGTTAAGGGGCaatataaaaaataacaaaaaccaaaattatcCATATAAAACTCAACTCCTTCCATGTTAGGGAAAAATATCTGGTCCTTTTTTTGGTGGTCCCAAGTCAGTTTGGTCCTTTGGAAAAACgtttttactgtttggtccataattatttaaaaatattaaatggacaaaaataccattccgtgttaatttctacttatttttttgtagcagttcattcgtcaaaataaactcctgttaatttctacttattttttcagaaatcacctacaTAAACTAGAGTttgttccagaaatgaactccatataaaaacctaaaaaaaaacagagttcatttcggaaatgaactccatataaaaacctaaaaaaatcagagttcattcccgaaatgaattccatataaaaacctaaaaaaacagagttcattccagaaatgaactccatataaaaacctaaaaaaacagatttCATTTCTGGtatgaactgcagcatcatcatcttcatcattttcgttttctccaacagcagcagcaacaaaacatcattgtcttcattagcagcatcatcatcttcaacaacactaacaacaacaacaacaacaaaaagaacaaaCGCACAAATCTTCatcagagaaaccctaatttttgttcatcttcatcttcaacaacatcttcatcttcatcagcagcaaaaACTCGAGTTGATCTTCATCAcaaatcttcgtcgtcttcatcattttcatcgtctccaccatcttcaacaacactggcagcaaaaaaaaaacacacaaatcttcatcgttcatcatcatGTTCTCCATCTTAATCGTCTCCACCATATTcaacagcaccagcagcaacaaaaagaacaaaaacgcACAAATCTTCACCACTTATCATCATGTTCATCGTCTgcaaacaagaaagaaagaaagaaaatggagAGGGGAAAAACTAGATCTAAAcatagagaggagagagaaattatatctgagaatgagatattttctatcgttttttttgtatatatgtggCTCCCAAAGGGTATTTTTGCCACCAAacaatgacaattacatcatccataacATCACCGTAGGACCAATTTATATTtcaaaataggaccaaacagacagttaacTAGGTCAACTAGAccaaactctctctaatatattatttgtaggacctattggtatttcctGCTACATGTTATATGTGACATTGTGAATCATATTATGACGCACAAGTATAACTCACTCTAAAATATCGTGATTAAGTGGTATAAAATTTGGAAACAAACATCCCATAATTCTACCAAAAATTTTAGTGAGATAAAGCTACCAAGGTACCTAGGTGTCTCGCGAAGATTACCAAAATACCATTGAGACGAGACAAATCGAGATTCGAAATACACTACAATATGTACAAAAAGAaagccttctttttttttttgagcaagTTGAGGTAGACTAAAGATTTTATCTCATAAAAACTATAACAGAGTTTTACGGCAGCTTGCCAAAGCCCCAACGAAATCCACATAGGTGCATTTGTCCGATTCGAAAACCGAAAGTTTTTTTGTCCCAGCAAGTGAGGGTAGGGCTTGAGACTTTATTTCATAAAAGCATGGCTATGCCAAGACGCAACCCACATAGGTACACTATGTCCATCAGCCCAAAATGGCATCCAACTTACAAGGCCCAATAAACTTAGGCACTTAGCACACGTGCAACGAAAAAGAGACCCCCATGGACTCTTGACTCCTGAGAAGATTAGCTTCATCCACACTCACTTACTAAAAATACACATAAATAGGGTTTCAACAacccaaagaaaagaaaacacatTTTTAACATCCTGTTGCGGCTAGGGTTTTCactttctcatcttcttcttctttcaatctcaTTACAGATCTATCTCAATCTCTAATCATGGAGAttagtaattagggttttaacaATATTAGGGTTTTTGTTCTTAGTTTTTGTATACAAAGAAAGAGGAGATAAGAAATGGCATCAACAAACCCTTTTGATCTTTTgggtgatgatgataatgatgatccaTCACTGTTGATCCAGAAAGctgttgcttctgctgctgctgcaccaaagAAAGCTGCTCCTGTAACAAATGCTGCTGCTCCTACCAAACAGGCTAAATTGCCTACAAAGCCTGTGCCTCCTACTCAGGCTGGTGAgatttcttttgattttattcgattgattttgatttgattgcaaATTAGTACTGGGGGGTTACAAAGGGAACtcatttgattgattttattgatgttttaatttgtattctgtgaaaaaagtattttttttgttttgatgtgtGATTAAAATGAAATTGGTGTCTCTTTTTATGGGTTTTtggattgttgatatgaaatttgtGGAAAAGGTAGcccctttcttttttattttggatttttgaTGAGGAAAGTGTTTACAGATATCTCCAATTTGCTGTTATTAGGGTTTATGCAAATGGGTTTGATGAGGAAAGTGTTTGCAGATATCTCCAATTTGTTGTTATTAGGGTTTATGGAAATGGGTTTTAATGCATTAATCTTTATATGTTATTGTGTTCCTGGATGGCTGTAGGTATCATGTTTGTAGTATTACCACAACAGCAATTGATGGGTTTCTGTTGATTAGATTTTATTCATTGTTTGTGTTTTGTAATTATTTGCATTTTCAGTTGTTATCTCTGATTTGTGGTTTTTGTTCGACGAAAATCAAATTGTTTTATGGTATGATATCTGTGTTTTTTGGTGTTAAATCCATATATTCTCTTTTTGTCAGTTGTTACCGTTACGGGCATTTTTGTTGTGTGTAATTTGTGACATTCTAGGTGTTGTCGTCTTtcatgcaatattagttgttttgtTGTAtttatttgtctacttattttgggtttgatttttttttttttggtagtgaGGGATGCCAAAAATGAAGGACGCGGAGGGTCGCGTGGTGGACGAGGTGGTCGCGGTGGACGTGGCGGTGGACGCGGATTTGGACAAGATTCTGGATATGGAGGAAATTCATATAACAATAATGCTTCTGGTGGATATGGCAATACTGAAGAGGGAGAGAAGAAGCCATTCGAAAGGCGTGAGGGTTACGGAGGGTCACGTGGTTCATTTGAAAGGCGTGGGGGTTATGGTGGCCGCCGATCTAACGGAGATGGCGGAGATGAGGAACGCCCTAGAAGGGTATTCGAACGACACAGTGGAACTGGACACGGGTAACTATTATGGTTATTTAGTTACTTATCTTTGTGCTGCTAGTCATTATTCTCTTGCGTTCTATTTGAAATTTACTAATAGCTTTTCTATGTTTTATGTGTAGAAATGACTTCAAACGTGAAGGATCTGGTCGTGGCAATTGGGGAACTGCTGGTGATGAAATTGCTCGGTGGGTAACTTTTCGTATTTATGATTCTTCATTGAGAATCTTCATTCGTCGTGCTGTGCTGATATAGCCCAGCTACCAAGAGCAGTTTTATTGTTAACTCCGCGAAGTATCTGTTTTTGTTCTGTGGTAGCAAACTACTACTGGGAACGGCATGTCAAATATCTGCAAAGAAATTATTTGGTTCATTTCCAgtattattgttcaaatatattgtTTTGTTGTTGACTAGTGGACATGTACCTAATTTCCACTCCATCTAATACAGGGATACTGAGCAACCCAATGAAAATGAGAAGAACTTAGGTGCAGAGAAGTTCGCAGGGGAGGAGGATAGTACAAAAGTCAACAGCGAGACTCCTGCAACTGAGGCAGAGAAGGAACCTGAGGATAAGGTGTTTTATTGTGTAGCATAGTGGATAATATGTTGGTTTTACTGCTTAGTTTGTGTTTGTTTTCCCAGAATTTGGTTCCGTTCGAAATTCCAAAACATACGTTTACACTTTTACCAAATCACTTAGTTGTAGTTATTTATATCCTTATGTATTGTTATTAACAGGAGATGACTCTCGAGGAATATGAGAAGATTTGTGAAGAGAAGAGAAAGGCTCTGGAAGCACTGAAGACGGAGGAAAGGAAGGTTGAGATGGACAAAGAGTTAAAATCCATGAAGCTGATTTCCAACAAAAAGCAAAACGATGAAATTTTCGTCAAACTGGTAGGACCTAAAATCCCTGACAGCTGTTTGGCTTTTTACATTTTAGTCTCAGATTATTAAGCTTGTAGTGCTTATATCATGTTATTTTTCACTCTCAGGGCTCTGATAAGGATAAGCGAAAAGAAGTTTCTGAAAAAGAAGAGAGAGCCAAAAAGGTGGGTCTATATAGATTCGATAATCTAAAATAGAGCCTTTCTACCCAAGTACAAGATACAGTAAATGAAACATGTCTCTGTGTTAACATACTCTATTTGTCTGGTGGTTTCAGTCCCTTAGCATTAATGAGTTCCTAAAGCCTACTGAGGAGGAAAGAAACCAGGGAGGACGTGGTCGTGGTGGAAGAGGACGTGGTCGTGGTGGAAATTATGCTGGTGGCAATCAGGTGAATAAAAGTAGTGCTGCGGCTCCATCTATTGAAGATCAAGGGGAGTTCCCAACCTTGGGTGGCAAGTGAGATTAACTTCTCTATCTTTTTCTCACATCTGTCTTCCCTTGTTTTTTTGGTTTGAGTGGTAGGATATCCACAGGAAACAATGGCGTTCTCCTGTGTAAGAAGATTTATCAAATTAAACTGTTTTAAATATTTTGGCTTATTATACATCTTAGGTGTTCTTAGTAGCCTCGCTTATTTCCTATGATTTTCATAATTTAGCATTATTCCTGAAATCACTTGATTGCATGTTGTGAAACCCTGTTGCATATGTAGGATGCCTTACATGTGCATTCCATCTGGAAGATATGCCATGTCCATCTTTCTACATAAACACATTGCGAAGCTTTGTATGTGCCTGTAGCATAGAATCATCATGTTGGATTCGATTGCCTTAAAAAACTCTTTGGCAGGTGTTGCTTCTCTTTGTGCAATTGTCACGGTGTCTGTAGCACTCTTTATGCCTGTAAGTGTAGTTTGTACAAGAGTAGATCTCTTTGACTGGCAGTTCAGTCTTTTGAGCCTATTCAACCTTGACAAGCCGTCGTCATCTTCGTCCATGTTGTTTCTTTGTTGTGCTTTGTTTAAAAATTTACATGGCATGAACATTCTTTAAAACACAAACTTTTATGGTgtcaaaatgaacaaaaaaattctgaaattgaAACAATGTTTTATTATCTTAAATCCTGAGTCCTGACAACTGCTCAAACTGCAAAAATCATGATCATACAACACTGATCAAGTTTGAAGTCTCGGATGAGAACTTGTTTCTATCTTTTGGCATAGGAGAATGACCTCCAATGCTGAGTTTCAAATCAGTATTCACAGGGGAGCTAGAATTTCCAAGCTCTTCACTCTGAGCTTTGAACTTTGGCTGTGGCGATGCCAATGAGAATGATGcagatgctgctgctgctgctgctgctgctgcatgagGAGGTCCAATAGCAAGTTTGCCAATACTTTGTGATGCATAGAAGTACCCACTGTTTGCATAATCCATAGTCGAAACCATAGACAGTCCTGCATGGTTCGATCTCCCGGTAGAACCTCCTGCCTACAATCACCAAacgagaagaaaatgaagattagATCcagattaaaagaagaaaaacaccTAAA
This Papaver somniferum cultivar HN1 unplaced genomic scaffold, ASM357369v1 unplaced-scaffold_84, whole genome shotgun sequence DNA region includes the following protein-coding sequences:
- the LOC113345918 gene encoding RGG repeats nuclear RNA binding protein A-like; this encodes MASTNPFDLLGDDDNDDPSLLIQKAVASAAAAPKKAAPVTNAAAPTKQAKLPTKPVPPTQAVRDAKNEGRGGSRGGRGGRGGRGGGRGFGQDSGYGGNSYNNNASGGYGNTEEGEKKPFERREGYGGSRGSFERRGGYGGRRSNGDGGDEERPRRVFERHSGTGHGNDFKREGSGRGNWGTAGDEIARDTEQPNENEKNLGAEKFAGEEDSTKVNSETPATEAEKEPEDKEMTLEEYEKICEEKRKALEALKTEERKVEMDKELKSMKLISNKKQNDEIFVKLGSDKDKRKEVSEKEERAKKSLSINEFLKPTEEERNQGGRGRGGRGRGRGGNYAGGNQVNKSSAAAPSIEDQGEFPTLGGK